The following coding sequences lie in one Rutidosis leptorrhynchoides isolate AG116_Rl617_1_P2 chromosome 4, CSIRO_AGI_Rlap_v1, whole genome shotgun sequence genomic window:
- the LOC139841076 gene encoding uncharacterized protein yields the protein MIIVNVYGPHNYIKKKEMWNSLEKLLEFDNDNWVLCGDFNEVRNEDERRNCIFNARRATIFNTFMNNSKLIELPLEGKRFTRIWDNGRRFSKLDRFLVSEHFLLRWGDLYVSALNRKDTDHCPLVLRNKWIDFGPKRTRVFDVWLDHKEADKIISKTWDKSVEGNRADLIFCRKLKATRFALPSKSTFGKIDSESEEYRKEAAIWESRAESSDLEESDRSKWMDVMGKRLKKEAEKRNMMKQKARVKWATDGEENSKFFHAYIRRRTCKNNIHGLNINGKWEEDPGETSHGCNTSFVSLIPKKQDSVELGDYRPISLIGGYYKIIAKLLSNRLRKVVPNLVGDEQTAFLRGKSILDGVLILNEAVDESKRCKAKTFLFKADFSKAFDSLKWKFLFDIMRLMGFGSRWIKWIFSCLRYASISVLVNGSPTKEFKLEKGVRQGDPLSPFLFILASEGLNMIIKNASNDGLFEGVDIGKDKVRLTHLQYADDTIFIGEWRRRNIHNVMLILKSFEELSGLELMPLNAVYSGWASHP from the exons ATGATTATAGTTAACGTATATGGTCCACACAACTATATAAAGAAGAAAGAGATGTGGAATTCGTTAGAAAAATTACTCGAGTTTGACAACGATAATTGGGTACTGTGTGGAGATTTCAACGAGGTTAGGAATGAAGATGAACGGCGTAATTGTATTTTCAATGCTAGAAGAGCTACAATATTTAATACATTTATGAACAATTCGAAACTCATTGAGTTGCCATTAGAGGGTAAGAGATTTACTAGAATTTGGGATAACGGACGTAGGTTCAGCAAATTGGATCGGTTTCTAGTATCAGAACATTTTTTGCTTCGGTGGGGTGACTTATACGTTTCAGCTCTTAATCGCAAGGACACCGATCACTGCCCACTTGTATTGCGAAATAAATGGATTGATTTTGGTCCTAAGCGCACCAGGGTATTCGATGTCTGGCTTGACCATAAAGAGGCTGATAAAATCATATCCAAAACTTGGGATAAATCTGTAGAAGGCAATAGGGCGGACTTGATTTTCTGCAGGAAATTGAAAGCTACTAGATTTGCTTTACCGAGTAAATCTACTTTTGGTAAAATTGATTCAGAAAGTGAGGAATACAGAAAAGAAGCAGCTATATGGGAATCGAGAGCTGAATCTTCGGATTTAGAAGAGTCTGATCGGTCAAAGTGGATGGACGTGatgggaaaaaggttgaaaaaggaaGCTGAAAAACGGAATATGATGAAACAAAAGGCACGGGTCAAATGGGCAACCGACGGGGAAGAAAATTCCAAGTTTTTTCATGCTTATATTAGAAGACGCACCTGCAAAAATAATATTCATGGTTTGAATATCAATGGCAAATGGGAAGAAGATCCTG GTGAAACATCTCATGGATGCAACACCTCATTTGTTTCGTTAATTCCTAAAAAACAGGATTCGGTGGAGCTCGGAGATTATCGCCCGATAAGTTTAATAGGCGGATATTACAAGATTATTGCCAAACTTCTATCCAATCGCCTAAGAAAGGTTGTACCAAATCTGGTGGGAGACGAGCAAACAGCGTTTCTAAGAGGTAAATCAATTTTAGATGGAGTTTTAATTCTTAACGAGGCCGTTGATGAATCAAAAAGATGCAAGGCGAAGACTTTTCTTTTCAAAGCAGATTTCTCTAAAGCTTTTGACTCTCTTAAGTGGAAGTTCCTATTCGATATTATGCGTCTTATGGGTTTCGGGTCCCGGTGGATCAAATGGATCTTTTCTTGTTTACGATATGCCTCTATATCCGTTCTAGTGAATGGATCTCCTACAAAAGAGTTCAAATTGGAAAAGGGAGTTAGGCAGGGCGACCCGCTCTCGCCTTTTCTCTTTATACTTGCAAGTGAGGGGTTAAACATGATTATAAAGAATGCATCCAATGATGGGCTGTTCGAAGGAGTAGATATCGGCAAAGACAAAGTCCGTCTCACTCATCTTCAATACGCTGACGATACGATTTTTATTGGTGAGTGGAGAAGGAGAAATATTCATAATGTTATGCTTATTCTTAAAAGTTTTGAAGAATTGTCTGGGTTAGAATTAATGCCGCTAAATGCTGTCTATTCGGGTTGGGCGTCTCATCCTTAG